The proteins below are encoded in one region of Aquisphaera giovannonii:
- a CDS encoding pyridoxamine 5'-phosphate oxidase family protein, translating to MPTSPDKKFHDLLQDFGNAMLVTRTAEGKLRGRPMALAEAEPDGTLWFATDRDSAKIDELEKDDQVVVTMQSGMKYLSLTGRAKVVDDRAKAAQLWKAEWKVWYPGGKDDPALVLLRIDGETGEYWDNSGTGGVKYLIEAGKALLTGSRPDVQDDAKVHAKVEL from the coding sequence ATGCCGACGTCACCCGACAAGAAGTTCCACGACCTGCTCCAGGATTTTGGCAATGCGATGCTGGTCACACGGACCGCCGAGGGCAAGCTCCGCGGCAGGCCCATGGCGCTCGCCGAGGCCGAGCCGGACGGGACGCTCTGGTTCGCGACGGACCGGGACTCCGCCAAGATCGACGAGCTCGAGAAGGACGACCAGGTGGTCGTGACCATGCAGTCCGGGATGAAGTACCTGTCGCTCACCGGGCGCGCGAAGGTCGTCGACGACCGCGCCAAGGCCGCCCAGCTCTGGAAGGCGGAGTGGAAGGTCTGGTATCCCGGCGGGAAGGACGACCCGGCCCTCGTGCTCCTGCGGATCGACGGCGAGACGGGCGAGTACTGGGACAACAGCGGCACCGGCGGCGTCAAGTACCTGATCGAGGCGGGCAAGGCCCTCCTGACCGGCTCCCGCCCCGACGTCCAGGACGACGCGAAGGTCCACGCCAAGGTCGAGCTGTAG
- a CDS encoding alpha-amylase family protein, with the protein MPRRGMGRVGVALLLAIAVDAMATRRAEAAGDEARRAVEVRGIYGGVPREILDRGRSPSDYGINAVWIGSGGLNRDAVAELKRQGAKVFAEFNTMHEASYLKDHPDAAPVGADGKPCPPPDGWQGVCPTHPGYRAARMAEFRRVLRDFDVDGIWLDYHHAHASWEQAEPALPDTCFCARCLARFAREAGVDLADRPAPEAARLLLGPLKARWVGWRCGVFTDWVREFRAIRDEVRPGALLGTFHCPWSEDDRGGALRAKLAIDLKAQAEYVDVFSPMPYHARFGHAADPDWIGRQVTWLGRHLGVRGVPGERIRIWPIVQLSDWGEPVPAGQVPDVIARGARPPATGLTAFAWGPLSKDWDKVERMGRAYRSLRP; encoded by the coding sequence ATGCCGAGACGCGGGATGGGGCGTGTCGGGGTCGCCCTGCTCCTCGCCATCGCCGTGGACGCGATGGCGACGAGGCGGGCCGAGGCCGCCGGCGACGAGGCCCGGCGAGCGGTCGAGGTCCGGGGCATCTACGGCGGCGTGCCGCGGGAGATCCTCGACCGGGGCCGTTCGCCATCCGATTACGGCATCAACGCCGTCTGGATCGGCTCCGGGGGGCTCAACCGCGACGCCGTGGCGGAGCTGAAGCGGCAGGGCGCGAAGGTCTTCGCCGAGTTCAACACGATGCACGAGGCGTCCTATCTCAAGGACCACCCCGACGCCGCGCCCGTCGGCGCCGACGGCAAGCCCTGCCCGCCGCCCGACGGCTGGCAGGGGGTCTGCCCGACCCACCCGGGCTACCGCGCGGCGCGGATGGCGGAGTTCCGGCGGGTCCTCCGCGACTTCGACGTCGACGGAATCTGGCTGGACTACCACCACGCCCACGCGAGCTGGGAGCAGGCCGAGCCGGCCCTGCCCGACACCTGCTTCTGCGCCCGATGCCTGGCCCGGTTCGCCCGGGAGGCCGGCGTCGACCTGGCCGACCGCCCGGCGCCGGAGGCCGCCCGCCTGCTCCTCGGGCCGCTCAAGGCCCGTTGGGTGGGCTGGCGCTGCGGCGTGTTCACGGACTGGGTGCGCGAGTTCCGCGCCATCCGCGACGAGGTCCGCCCCGGCGCCCTCCTCGGCACGTTCCACTGCCCGTGGTCGGAGGACGACCGCGGCGGGGCCCTGCGCGCGAAGCTGGCGATCGACCTGAAGGCGCAGGCGGAGTACGTCGACGTGTTCAGCCCGATGCCCTACCACGCCCGCTTCGGCCACGCGGCCGACCCGGACTGGATCGGCCGCCAGGTCACCTGGCTGGGCCGCCACCTGGGCGTCCGGGGCGTCCCCGGCGAGCGGATCCGGATCTGGCCCATCGTCCAGCTCTCCGACTGGGGCGAGCCGGTCCCCGCTGGGCAGGTCCCCGACGTGATCGCCCGGGGGGCCCGCCCCCCGGCCACCGGCCTCACCGCCTTCGCCTGGGGCCCGCTCTCGAAGGATTGGGACAAGGTCGAGCGCATGGGCCGAGCCTATCGCTCCCTGCGGCCGTGA
- a CDS encoding alpha/beta hydrolase gives MPPAGSIADGRPASRRRRRLRLALSLSAALVALWLLISLAVAHRLTRRARPPYPEPVPSVEWGRPEPHRLRTLDGEEIGTWFVPGARDFCSVLLVHGIGADRSATLGRAKLLAEQGCSVLMISLRAHGDSTGSFNDMGYGARHDVVAGVEFLERATPGSPIVVHGLSMGAAAAAFASRTLGDRVGGYILESPYRDLETAVRNRTEEALPPVLDRIAYAGLRIVAPLVLPDLDETSTVRAAGHIPADAPVLILSGAEDPVARPEEARAILDRVRSHGRLVLFPHAGHLNFPEADPGRYRRAIGDFLRAVGPGRPRPTRDRDRGATPAREHSPDGAALAVENRRFSTSLPKSYFLYIYLFFILNNTTSEDIFVFRERKRSEDISRSRSAGEGWGEGGMSLHAMADASAAATASPGLIQPREGRADRRPSPHPSLPPSGRGRGGSARPRKKIRGMIRSNNRPLSNAPSPTPRGRPGGSSRPGDGRLTTVRAGTTIRVIEPAACAPRGGGSCPGRADREAGSMGSPMNIEDEPIPATTLPLPDRRIGRREALGTLAACLAGGRAVAGSAEAGFRIATFSADVTPPMGHPLMGGGIEPAREVVDRLSARGFVLSGDGKPVVLAAIDWCEIRNDAFDRWREALAEAAGTEPRRVLVAALHQHDAPISDLAAQRLLDAAHAPAGICEPEFHGRAVREVARAVRDGLKEARRVTHVGAGRARVEGVASNRRYLGDDGRPAFGRMSATRDPVIRDRPEGLIDPWLRTLSFWDGDRPVLALSVYATHPMSHYGRGGVSADFIGMARRRRQDEQPGVFQVYATGCGGNVTAGKYNDGSPANREVLAGRVHRAMVEAWAATERSPVERLDFRAVPLRLEPRDGPGFTVADLRKRLETDPKPFGRCLAAMGLAWRARADAGHAIDVPALDLGRAQLLLLPGESYVEYQLLAQQTRPDSFVVTLGYGEAGTGYIPTDRHFDEGDTNLIDWCWVARGSEARMARAIAAALRRR, from the coding sequence ATGCCCCCCGCCGGATCGATCGCCGATGGCCGGCCGGCGTCGCGACGCCGGCGGCGGCTCAGGCTGGCCCTGTCGCTCTCCGCGGCGCTCGTGGCCCTCTGGCTGCTGATCTCCCTGGCCGTCGCCCACCGGCTTACCAGGCGGGCCCGGCCGCCGTACCCCGAGCCGGTGCCGTCCGTCGAGTGGGGCCGCCCGGAACCCCACCGGCTGAGGACCCTCGACGGCGAGGAGATCGGCACCTGGTTCGTGCCGGGGGCCCGAGATTTCTGCTCCGTCCTCCTCGTCCACGGGATCGGGGCGGACCGGTCGGCGACGCTGGGCCGGGCGAAGCTCCTGGCGGAACAGGGGTGCTCGGTCCTGATGATCAGCCTGCGGGCGCACGGCGATTCGACCGGCTCGTTCAACGACATGGGCTACGGCGCCCGGCACGACGTCGTCGCCGGGGTCGAGTTCCTCGAGCGGGCGACACCCGGGAGCCCGATCGTCGTCCACGGGCTGTCGATGGGCGCCGCGGCCGCGGCGTTCGCCTCGCGGACGCTCGGCGATCGGGTGGGCGGCTACATCCTGGAGAGCCCGTACCGGGACCTGGAGACGGCCGTGCGGAACCGCACCGAGGAGGCCCTACCGCCGGTCCTCGACCGCATCGCCTACGCCGGCCTCCGGATCGTCGCCCCGCTGGTGCTGCCCGACCTGGACGAGACCTCGACGGTCCGGGCGGCCGGGCACATCCCCGCCGACGCCCCGGTCCTGATCCTCTCGGGCGCCGAGGATCCGGTCGCCCGGCCCGAGGAGGCGCGGGCGATCCTGGATCGGGTCCGATCCCACGGGAGGCTGGTCCTCTTCCCTCACGCGGGGCACCTGAATTTCCCGGAGGCCGACCCCGGGCGCTATCGCCGGGCGATCGGGGATTTCCTCCGCGCCGTCGGGCCGGGGCGCCCTCGCCCCACTCGGGACCGCGATCGCGGAGCGACACCAGCACGGGAGCACTCGCCCGACGGGGCGGCCCTGGCTGTTGAAAATCGGCGGTTTTCAACGAGCCTTCCGAAATCTTATTTTTTATATATCTACTTATTCTTTATTTTAAATAATACGACAAGCGAAGACATCTTCGTATTCCGCGAGCGAAAGAGGAGCGAAGATATCTCCCGCTCCCGCTCGGCGGGAGAGGGATGGGGTGAGGGCGGAATGAGCCTTCACGCGATGGCCGACGCCTCCGCCGCCGCCACGGCGAGCCCGGGATTGATACAGCCCCGCGAAGGTCGAGCCGATCGAAGACCCTCACCCCACCCCTCTCTCCCGCCGAGCGGGAGAGGGAGAGGAGGTTCGGCCCGGCCGCGCAAGAAAATCCGAGGGATGATCCGATCCAACAATCGACCGCTTTCCAACGCCCCCTCTCCAACACCCCGGGGCCGCCCGGGCGGATCCTCGCGGCCCGGCGATGGCCGGTTGACCACGGTGCGGGCCGGCACGACAATCCGCGTCATCGAGCCGGCGGCATGCGCCCCTCGCGGAGGGGGGTCTTGCCCGGGCCGCGCGGACCGCGAGGCGGGTTCCATGGGGTCGCCGATGAACATCGAGGACGAGCCGATTCCGGCGACGACGCTGCCTCTACCTGACCGCCGGATCGGCCGGCGCGAGGCACTGGGGACGCTCGCCGCCTGCCTGGCCGGCGGCCGCGCCGTCGCCGGCTCGGCGGAGGCCGGGTTCCGGATCGCGACCTTCTCGGCGGACGTCACCCCGCCGATGGGGCACCCCCTGATGGGCGGCGGGATAGAGCCGGCCCGGGAGGTGGTGGACCGGCTGTCCGCCAGGGGGTTCGTCCTCTCGGGCGACGGGAAGCCGGTCGTCCTGGCCGCGATCGACTGGTGCGAGATCCGCAACGACGCCTTCGACCGCTGGCGAGAGGCCCTGGCCGAGGCCGCCGGCACGGAGCCTCGCCGCGTCCTGGTCGCGGCCCTGCACCAGCACGACGCCCCCATCTCCGACCTCGCCGCCCAGCGCCTGCTCGACGCGGCCCACGCGCCCGCGGGGATCTGCGAGCCCGAGTTCCACGGGCGGGCCGTCCGCGAGGTCGCCCGGGCCGTCCGCGACGGGCTGAAGGAAGCGAGGCGGGTGACCCACGTCGGCGCCGGGCGGGCCAGGGTGGAGGGGGTCGCGTCGAACCGCCGCTACCTCGGGGACGACGGCCGGCCCGCGTTCGGCCGCATGAGCGCCACCCGGGATCCAGTGATCCGCGACCGGCCGGAGGGGCTCATCGATCCCTGGCTCCGGACGTTGAGCTTCTGGGACGGCGACCGGCCGGTGCTGGCCCTGAGCGTCTACGCGACCCACCCGATGAGCCACTACGGCCGCGGCGGCGTCTCGGCCGACTTCATCGGCATGGCCCGCCGTCGCCGGCAGGACGAGCAGCCCGGCGTCTTCCAGGTCTACGCCACCGGGTGCGGCGGCAACGTCACTGCCGGCAAGTACAACGACGGCTCACCAGCCAACCGCGAGGTGCTCGCTGGGCGGGTCCACCGCGCCATGGTCGAGGCCTGGGCGGCGACCGAGCGGTCCCCGGTCGAGCGGCTGGACTTCCGCGCCGTGCCCCTGCGGCTGGAGCCGCGCGACGGCCCCGGCTTCACCGTCGCGGACCTCCGGAAACGATTGGAGACCGACCCGAAACCCTTCGGCCGGTGCCTCGCCGCGATGGGCCTGGCCTGGCGGGCCCGGGCCGACGCCGGGCACGCGATCGACGTGCCGGCCCTGGACCTCGGCCGGGCGCAGTTGCTGCTCCTGCCCGGCGAGTCGTACGTCGAATACCAGCTCCTGGCCCAGCAGACGCGCCCCGACTCCTTCGTCGTGACGCTCGGCTACGGCGAGGCCGGCACGGGCTACATCCCGACCGACCGTCATTTCGACGAGGGCGACACGAACCTGATCGACTGGTGCTGGGTCGCCCGCGGTTCCGAGGCGCGGATGGCCCGCGCCATCGCGGCGGCCCTGCGCCGAAGATGA
- a CDS encoding SDR family oxidoreductase — translation MRIIVIGGSGLIGKKLVAILRGRGHEAVPASPSSGVNALTGEGLSAAMAGADVVVDVSNSPSFADDAVMEFFSASTRHLLAAERAGGVRHHVALSVVGADRLPDSGYMRAKVAQEGLIKSGGIPHTIVRATQFFEFVGAIAESAAKGRTIRLPPALMQPIASDDVAAALADVATAGPRDGTVEIAGPEPIRQDDFVRRYLLARGDAREVVTDAGARYFGAIPDDRSLTPAGVPLLGPTRFDDWLRREAPR, via the coding sequence GTGAGAATCATCGTGATCGGCGGGAGCGGCCTGATCGGCAAGAAGCTGGTGGCGATCCTTCGCGGGAGGGGGCACGAGGCGGTCCCGGCTTCCCCCTCGTCGGGCGTCAACGCCCTGACCGGCGAGGGCCTGTCCGCGGCGATGGCCGGCGCGGACGTCGTGGTGGACGTGTCGAACTCGCCGTCGTTCGCGGACGACGCGGTGATGGAGTTCTTCTCCGCCTCTACGCGCCACCTGCTGGCGGCGGAGAGGGCCGGCGGGGTGCGGCACCACGTGGCGCTGTCGGTGGTCGGGGCGGATCGGCTGCCCGACAGCGGCTACATGCGGGCCAAGGTCGCGCAGGAAGGGCTCATCAAGTCCGGCGGGATCCCGCACACGATCGTCCGGGCGACGCAGTTCTTCGAATTCGTCGGCGCCATCGCCGAGTCGGCCGCCAAGGGCCGGACGATCCGCCTGCCGCCGGCCCTCATGCAGCCGATCGCGTCGGACGACGTCGCGGCCGCCCTCGCGGACGTCGCGACCGCCGGGCCGCGGGACGGCACGGTCGAGATCGCCGGCCCCGAGCCGATCCGCCAGGACGACTTCGTCCGCCGATACCTGCTCGCCAGGGGCGACGCCCGGGAGGTCGTCACGGACGCCGGCGCCCGCTACTTCGGCGCCATCCCGGACGACCGGAGCCTCACCCCCGCCGGCGTCCCGCTACTCGGCCCGACGCGATTCGACGACTGGCTGCGCCGCGAGGCCCCTCGGTGA